A DNA window from Halomonas zincidurans B6 contains the following coding sequences:
- a CDS encoding formate dehydrogenase beta subunit → MTVTVYVPRDTTALALGADEVAALIAQAATRRERDIKLVRNGSRGLFWLEPMVEVETAQGRVAYGPVEPDDVAGLVEAGLFDGGAEHPLARGLTDEIPYLKRQQRLTFSRIGITDPLSIDDYRAHRGFAGLEKALTMQSQAIVDEVKGSGLRGRGGAAFPTGIKWQTVHDEPEGRKYIVCNADEGDSGTFADRLAMECDPYMLIEGMTIAGLAVGATQGYIYLRSEYPLAHRVVNEALRRAYAAGYLGNDIRGSGKHFELEVRLGAGAYICGEETSLLDSLEGKRGMVRAKPPLPAIQGLFGRPTVVNNVLSLAAVPFILDRGGQAYADYGMGKSRGTLALQLAGNVKRGGLVELAFGTTLRELMEDFGGGTASERPLRAVQVGGPLCAYLPESQWDLPLDYEAFAEVGAGVGHGGVVMSDDSVDMGEQARFAMEFCSVESCGKCTPCRIGAVRGVEVIDRIRADDDRAANLELLSDLCDTMVAGSLCAMGGMTPFPVQSVLKHFPDDLTRSRGGSPC, encoded by the coding sequence ATGACCGTGACTGTCTATGTGCCCCGCGACACCACCGCCCTGGCCCTGGGTGCCGACGAGGTGGCCGCGCTGATCGCGCAGGCGGCAACGCGCCGCGAGCGGGATATCAAGCTGGTTCGCAACGGTTCCCGCGGGCTGTTCTGGCTGGAGCCGATGGTCGAGGTCGAGACGGCACAAGGCCGTGTCGCCTATGGCCCGGTGGAGCCGGACGATGTCGCCGGCCTGGTCGAAGCGGGCCTGTTCGATGGCGGGGCGGAACATCCGCTGGCCCGGGGGCTGACCGATGAAATCCCCTATCTGAAGCGCCAGCAACGCCTGACCTTCTCGCGCATCGGCATCACCGATCCGCTCTCCATCGACGATTACCGGGCTCACCGCGGTTTCGCCGGGCTGGAAAAAGCCCTGACCATGCAATCCCAGGCGATCGTCGATGAGGTCAAAGGCTCCGGCCTGCGCGGACGCGGCGGCGCGGCCTTTCCCACCGGCATCAAGTGGCAGACCGTCCACGACGAACCCGAAGGCCGGAAATATATCGTCTGCAACGCGGACGAGGGCGACTCCGGCACCTTCGCCGATCGGCTGGCGATGGAGTGCGACCCCTACATGCTGATCGAGGGCATGACCATCGCCGGCCTGGCGGTGGGCGCCACCCAGGGTTACATCTATCTACGCTCGGAATACCCACTCGCCCACAGAGTCGTCAACGAAGCTCTCCGGCGGGCCTACGCGGCCGGCTATCTGGGCAACGATATCCGCGGTAGCGGCAAGCATTTCGAGCTGGAAGTGCGCCTCGGCGCCGGCGCCTATATCTGCGGCGAGGAAACCTCCCTGCTCGACAGCCTGGAAGGCAAGCGCGGTATGGTGCGCGCCAAGCCGCCACTGCCCGCCATCCAGGGCCTGTTCGGCCGACCCACGGTGGTCAACAATGTGCTGTCGCTGGCGGCGGTGCCGTTCATCCTCGACCGGGGCGGCCAGGCCTACGCCGATTACGGCATGGGCAAATCCCGTGGCACCCTGGCCCTGCAACTGGCCGGCAACGTCAAGCGCGGCGGGCTGGTGGAGCTGGCCTTCGGCACTACCCTGCGTGAGCTGATGGAAGATTTCGGTGGGGGCACCGCGAGCGAACGCCCGTTGCGTGCGGTGCAGGTCGGCGGTCCGCTGTGCGCCTACCTGCCCGAAAGCCAGTGGGACCTGCCGCTCGACTACGAAGCCTTCGCCGAAGTCGGTGCAGGGGTCGGCCACGGCGGCGTGGTGATGTCCGACGACAGCGTGGACATGGGCGAGCAGGCCCGCTTCGCCATGGAGTTCTGTAGCGTCGAGTCCTGCGGCAAGTGCACGCCCTGCCGCATTGGCGCGGTGCGCGGTGTGGAAGTGATCGACCGCATTCGCGCCGACGACGACCGCGCCGCGAATCTCGAACTGCTTTCCGATCTCTGCGACACCATGGTGGCCGGTTCGCTGTGCGCCATGGGCGGAATGACGCCATTCCCGGTGCAGAGCGTACTCAAACATTTCCCGGACGACCTGACCCGCTCCCGTGGAGGTTCGCCATGCTGA
- a CDS encoding substrate-binding domain-containing protein translates to MHRKKLHASPAWLFKTETDELLDPALFRLLKSVHDSGKLTLAAQQTGISYRHAWNLLKRGNDFFGVPLAVKRKGHGTQLSPLGETLLWSEQRIKARLGPQIDSMASELNIQLQQLLAGAHPVLRLHASHGYAVALLPDFSDRVELDLQYTNPTEALRALASGESDLASFHFPACPRLADQVMAIYKHQFDLNNLRVIRFVTRRQGLIIRSDSRGAITGLQDLTRPGVRLINRNRHSGTRILFKLLLDECGITERQLHGAEREEFTHTAVAAYVAAGMADAGFGVAAAAAQFGLEFLDLATEHYLLVCQEERLRQHNIRQLLSLMASPEFLAEIDKLPGYAPDRCGEICTFAELLGGDRQ, encoded by the coding sequence ATGCATAGAAAAAAACTGCATGCCTCCCCTGCCTGGTTGTTCAAGACCGAAACCGACGAGCTGCTAGACCCGGCGCTCTTTCGCTTGCTGAAAAGCGTGCACGATAGTGGAAAACTGACCTTGGCGGCACAGCAGACGGGCATCTCCTATCGTCACGCCTGGAACCTTCTCAAGCGCGGCAATGACTTTTTCGGCGTGCCGCTGGCGGTAAAGCGCAAGGGCCACGGCACTCAGCTTTCGCCCCTCGGGGAGACACTGTTGTGGTCCGAGCAGCGAATCAAGGCGCGCCTGGGGCCACAGATCGACAGCATGGCCTCCGAACTCAACATCCAGCTCCAGCAACTGCTCGCCGGCGCTCACCCCGTGCTGCGCCTGCATGCCAGCCATGGCTACGCGGTGGCACTGCTGCCGGATTTCTCGGACCGGGTCGAACTGGATCTGCAATACACCAATCCCACGGAGGCCTTGCGCGCGCTGGCATCGGGCGAATCCGACCTTGCCAGTTTCCATTTCCCGGCCTGCCCGCGGTTGGCCGATCAGGTCATGGCGATCTACAAGCACCAGTTCGACCTGAACAATCTACGGGTGATCCGCTTCGTCACCCGCAGGCAAGGGCTGATCATTCGCAGCGACAGCCGCGGGGCCATCACCGGGCTGCAGGACCTCACCAGACCGGGTGTCCGCTTAATCAACCGCAATCGGCATTCCGGGACGCGTATCCTGTTCAAGCTGTTGCTCGATGAATGCGGCATCACCGAACGCCAGCTCCACGGCGCCGAGCGCGAGGAGTTCACCCACACCGCGGTGGCCGCCTATGTCGCCGCCGGAATGGCCGATGCCGGTTTCGGCGTCGCGGCCGCCGCCGCCCAGTTCGGCCTCGAATTCCTCGATCTGGCCACTGAACATTACCTGCTGGTGTGTCAAGAGGAGCGTCTCCGGCAGCACAATATCCGGCAGTTACTTTCGCTGATGGCATCGCCGGAATTCCTGGCGGAGATCGACAAGCTGCCGGGCTATGCACCGGATCGCTGCGGCGAGATATGCACCTTCGCCGAACTG
- a CDS encoding formate dehydrogenase subunit gamma, with protein sequence MTPSGKRQPQAWTHESLQREVDALKDEPGAMLPILHAIQDRCGYIPEAAVPIIAETLRHTRAEVHGIISFYHHFRSHPVGSHVVQVCRAEACQSVGSRQLEAHVKQQLGVDYHQTSRDNEFTLEPVYCLGNCACGPSIRVDDEIHGRVTAEKFDRLVDRLTTSILEVQ encoded by the coding sequence ATGACGCCTTCCGGCAAACGCCAGCCGCAGGCGTGGACCCACGAGTCGCTTCAGCGGGAAGTCGATGCGCTGAAGGACGAGCCCGGGGCCATGCTGCCGATACTCCACGCGATCCAGGACCGCTGCGGCTACATTCCCGAAGCGGCCGTGCCGATCATTGCCGAAACGTTGCGCCATACCCGCGCCGAGGTCCACGGCATCATCAGTTTCTATCATCACTTCCGCAGCCACCCGGTGGGCAGCCACGTGGTGCAGGTGTGTCGTGCCGAAGCCTGCCAGTCCGTGGGCAGCCGTCAGCTCGAAGCCCACGTCAAGCAGCAGCTGGGCGTGGATTATCACCAGACAAGCCGTGACAACGAATTCACCCTGGAGCCGGTGTACTGCCTGGGCAACTGCGCCTGCGGCCCGTCGATCCGCGTGGACGATGAGATCCACGGGCGGGTCACCGCCGAGAAGTTCGATCGCCTGGTGGACCGGCTCACCACCTCGATCCTGGAGGTGCAGTGA